From Paenibacillus graminis:
CCCGGAGCAGCATATGGGTATCCCGCCAGAATCCGTAGGTCTTGCTGCGGCTGAGATATTCATCGCCGACATTCAGCCCGCCCATAAAGCCGACATCTCCGTCAATCACGACGATTTTGCGGTGATTCCGGTAGTTGACCCGGCTGGAGAAAAAGGAAGTGGAATTACCGTAGGCCGCCACCTGAACTCCGGCATCGCTTAACTCCTTCAGAAAAGCGCGGGACAGCTGGATGCTTCCCACCGCGTCATACATAAATCTGACGGTAACACCCGCACGGGCTTTTTCAATCAGAATCTGCTGAATGCGGGTCCCGATATGATCAGCCCGGAAAATATAGTATTCCATATGGATATGGTGCTGCGCCTGACGCAGCTCCAGCAGAAGTGTGCCGAACGTTTCCTCACCATTGGTCAGGATGCGTGTCTCGGAATTGAATGAAACCGGGGTTCGTGCCAGTCTCTGCGACAAGCCCAGCAGCTTCTGGCGGGTGGTGTCAAAGATTGACCAGTCCTGATGCATACGCAGAGCATCATTCTCAATCCGCTCATAGGCCATCTGGTCACGTTGAGCTTTTTTATCATATTTGCGCCGTTTAAACACGTTCTGTCCGAACAGGAAATAAAGAATAAGTCCCACCACCGGAATCAAGGCCAGCAGCAGAATCCATGACATCGTAGTGGAGGGATTACGGTTCTCCATAAAAATACCGAGGCCAATGGAAATGACAGTCAATGTAGAAAAAACACTGACAATGGTCCCGACGGTGCTGCCCAACAAGCCGAAGCCAAAGTAATAAAATGCCAATAAAGCTGCAATAATGACTATAGCTTGCAATCCTCTTCTCATAGATAACCTACCTTCTCTTTCTGCCTTTCATCACTAAAATGACACATTTATATATTACATGAAGAATCTATTTCTTCCTAGCTAGTATCCGCCGCAAAACTTAATTTACAACAATAATGTAACCTGTTGACCGCCTTCAACGTAGCTACATTTGTAATGGCCTCCGTTCTATACTATAATCGGTTCGACTAAGGAGTCAATTACAGAACTCTCAAGTCAGAGAGGAGTCGCTTTCTTTGGCAGCTGATAAAACTACGAATAAAAAGGAGCAAATCATCAAAACAGCCATGCAGCTATTCGCTGTGAAAGGCTCGTCCTCCACTTCGATGCAGGAGATTGCCGAGTTATGCGGGATGTCCAAGGGCAGTCTCTATCTGGTGTTCAAATCCAAGGAGGAGCTGGAACGCAGCATTTATATATATTGCTTTCGCATGATCCGCGATCCCTTGCAGCAGGAAGAACAGAACAGTTCAGGAACGCCGCGCGAGAAGCTGCGCAACCAGGTTGAGATTCTGCTTCATCATGTGTATGAGCTGCGTGAATTTTTCCAGCGGCAATTCCAGGAACTGGCCGGAAAAGGAATGACAGATGCTCCCGAATGGCTGCGCAAGATTAATGGTCCTTTGCTGAAGTGGAGCCAGAACAAGCTGGAGACCCTATATGGAAAGGAGATCATGCCTTATACAGGAGAATTGTTCCTGCTCGGGCATGGAATGATTCATTCCTATATCTGGCTGCTGTTCAACCACGACTCTTTCGTTTCCATTCCGCGTCTTGCCAACCATCTGGTGGATGTATTGGACATCGTGGTAGCAGGTCTCCACGCCGGCCGGCCGGCTCCCCTGTTCTCATCCGTAGCCCTGGAGAGCTGGATGGAGAATTATGAAGGCAGCAGCCACCGTAATCCTTTGCAGCTCCTCAAAGAAATGAAGGAACGGTTACATGCCGGCCCGGGTGTTGACCCGCACAGTACGGAGGATGCCTTGGAATCGATAGCCATTCTGGAAAGCGAAATACTCATGCCTCATCCGCGCAAGGCGATTATCCAGGGGATGATCGGCAACCTCCAGAGCTATCCTGCGGTTCATCCGCAGCTGGAGGATCTGAAGAAGCTATGTTCGTTTCACATGCAGGGTGTATGCGGTTTTCATGAACCAGGCATATAGCGGCAGCAGAGAGAGAGAAAGACGGATAGGCAGTACATGCAGATTTTATACTGGAGGCGTTCCCTACGGAAGGCCCGAGAGGAGCAGAAACGTAACTTATGAAAAGCCTCATTAACTTTTCGCTCAGAAACAAATTCGCTATTTGGCTTCTGACCATCATTATCGTGTTCGCCGGTTTATACAGCGGCCTGACCATGAAGCAGGAAACACTGCCTAATATCAGCATCCCTTATCTCAGTATTACAACCATTTACCCGGGGGCCGCACCTGAGGGCGTGGTGAACGATGTCAGCAAGCCGCTGGAGCAGAAGCTCCGCAATGTGGACGGCGTGAAGACATTGACCTCTAGCTCGCTCGAAAATGCCTCTAGCATCACCATTGAATTTGATTATGGCACAAATCTGGATAATGCTACGGCAGCTGTGCGTGAGGCGCTGAATGAAGTTACCCTCCCGGATAATGTGCAGAAACCGCAGATTTCCCGGTTCAGCCTGAGCTCCCTGCCGGTCATTTCACTCAGCTTGTCCGACAACAGCTCCTCCGACCTGGAGAGCCTGACCCGCATCGCCGAGAATGATATCCGTCCGGCCCTGGAAGATATTGAAGGTGTGGCCTCCGTGCAGATTGCCGGACAATATGTCAAAGAAGTTACGCTCAAGTTCAACCAGGACAAGCTGAAACAGTATGGGCTGACCGAGGATACTATTAAAGGAATCGTTCAAGGCTCTTCCCTGCGCGTGCCGCTTGGGCTCTTCACAATGGAGGAGTCGCAGAAAGCCGTTGTAGTGGACGGCAATGTCACTACCGTTGATGATCTGAAAAACCTGAGCATTCCAGTTGTGCCATCCGGCGCACCGGGTACGGGTGCAGGTGGCGGAGCTTCGGCACGCGCAGGCACGCCTGCAGGTACGGGTGCCGCTGGCGGAGCTGGAGCAACGGGTGCAGCCGGGAATGCCGCTGGCAGTCCAGCCGGCGGAGCAGCTATGACCGGACTGCCAACCGTCAAGCTGGGAGAGCTGGCCAATATCGAGGTTACAGGGAAATCGGAGTCCATATCCCGCACCAACGGCAAGGAATCCATCGGGATTCAGATCGTAAAAGCCAATGATGCCAACACAGTAGATGTGGTTAACAGCGTCAAGGACAAGACGGATGAACTGAAGAAGCAATACAAATCGATGGATCTTACGGTTCTGCTGGACCAAGGAAAGCCGATTGAAGATTCCGTAAACACCATGCTGTCCAAGGCTGCCTTTGGCGCCCTGTTCGCCGTGCTGATCATTCTGCTCTTCCTGCGGAATATCCGCTCGACAATTATTTCCATCATCTCTATTCCATTGTCGCTGCTGATTGCGGTCCTCTGCCTGCGCCAGATGGACATTACCTTAAATATGATGACCCTGGGAGCAATGACCGTCGCCATTGGGCGTGTCGTGGATGACTCGATTGTCGTCATTGAGAATATCTTCCGGCGGCTGACCCTGTCCGGGGAGAAGCTGCGCGGACGGGAGCTCATCAGCGCGGCAACACGTGAAATGTTCGTGCCGATCATGTCCTCTACTATCGTTACCATTGCTGTATTCCTGCCGCTCGCTTTTGTCAGCGGTATGGTGGGCGAGCTGTTCCTGCCTTTTGCCCTCACGATGGTATTCGCTCTGCTGGCTTCACTGGTAGTGGCCATTACCCTGGTGCCCGCACTCGCACATACGCTGTTCCGCAACGGCCTGAAGAAAGGCAAGAACAGCCACAGCGAGAAGCCGGGCAAAATGGCTGCCGGCTATCAGAAGATTCTGAACTGGTCTCTCTCCCATAAGCTGATTACCTTCGGCGTTGCCGTGCTTCTGCTGGTGGGCAGCTTGTTCCTGATCAAACCCATCGGTGTCAGCTTCATGCCTTCCCAGGAAGAGAAGAACGTAATGCTCACCTTCTCCCCGAAGGCTGGACAGACGCTGGAAGACGTCAAGGAGCAGGGACTGAAAGCCGAGAAATATATCCTGGCCCAAAAGCATTTGGATAACATGCAGTATTCGATTGGCGGCAGCAGCCCGTTCGGTATGGGCTCCGGCAATTCGGGCCTGTTCTATGTAACCTATGACAGTGATACTCCTAACTTCGATACAGTCAAAGAAAACCTGATTAAAGGACTGACCAAAGAGGTGCCTGATGGGGTCTGGGGCGATATGTCCGGCATGTCAGGCGGTGGCCTTGGCGGCAATACGCTGACCGTGAACATTTTTGGCGACAGTCTGGATCAGCTTAAGCCGGTAGCCGACGAAATTGCCGGCATCGTCCAGGCTGACACCGGTAACTTCAAAGATGGAAAGACCAGTCTCTCCGAAGCCTATGATCAATACACCATCGTCGCCGATCAGGCGAAGCTCAGTTCCCTCGGCCTTACCGCCGGACAAATTGCCATGAAGCTTAGTCCCGCCGGTACCCGCCCAGTGCTGACTGAGGTAGCGATGGACGGTAAGAACTATAATGTCTACATTGAAACCGACAAGGACATGTACAGCAGCATTCAGGAAATGGAAAAGGCTACACTGACCTCCCCGCTGGGCATTACGGTGCCAATTGGTGAGGTAGCCAAGATTGAGAACGGGACTTCGCCAGACACCATTACCCGCGAAGACGGTAAAATGAAGGTCGATGTCACCGCCGAGATTATCTCAAATGATGTGAACAGTGCTTCGAACAGCGTCAAGGAAAAAATCGACGCGCTCGATCTGCCGGATGGGGTGACCGTCACCTTCGGCGGTGTAACCGAGCAGATTAACGATACGTTCGGACAGCTTGGAATTGCCATGGCGGCTGCCATTGCCATCGTGTACTTCGTGCTCGTGGTTACCTTCGGCGGCGGTCTGGCCCCGTTCGCGATCCTGTTCTCTCTGCCGTTCACCGTCATCGGTGCACTGGTTGCCCTGCTGCTGGCAGGAGAAACACTCAATGTCTCTGCGCTCATGGGCGCACTGATGCTGATCGGGATCGTTGTCACCAATGCGATTGTCTTGATCGACCGTGTAATCCACAAGGAAAAAGAAGGGATGTCTACACGCCAAGCCCTGCTTGAAGCCGGAGCGACCCGTTTGCGTCCGATCCTGATGACCGCACTGGCGACCATCGGCGCCTTGCTGCCGCTCGTAACCGGTCTCGAAAACAGCGCCGGCATCATCTCCAAGGGCCTCGGAGTAACAGTTATCGGCGGTCTTGTCAGCTCCACTCTGCTGACCCTGGTTGTCGTGCCGGTAGTGTATGAGTTCCTGATGAAATTCCGCAGCAAAAAGGTGTATGAATAAGGGGCTTAATGGCCAATTGAAATAATAAAAAAACAAGGCGCTCTTCCTTATGTGGAAGGGTGCCTTGTTTTTGGAGAAATGTTATATCCTACCTATGATTATTCATGGTATAGTCACACAAGCAATGGAAAGGCTTATATGGGCGGTCGGCTAATCTCCTTGAGGGGAGGTGAGGCCATGGAGGTCTATCAAGCGTTGTCCCTGATGTTCATGTTCGGCATGTTCATCATAGCACTGCTAAACTACCTCAAAAAGAAATAGACCGCCCTGCCCAAAGGAAACGGTCTATCTCTGTCCATAAACACCTTTTAAGCCACCGCCCTTAAAAGCGGCTGTTGCACCGGAGAACCGTGTTAGCGCACGGTTCTCTTTATTTTACGCTTGTTCTGGCTCTATTATAACATGCTGATGCTGATCCTGTATTTCAATCGCTCACGCTAGATAATTGCCAGCCCAGCTCCGTTTACGCCATTGCCGACGCGCTGCTCTCCAGCGAAGTCTTCCAGGCCCGCAGCATCAGCAGGTCCTGCGGCAGGAATTCCTCCAGCATATGGCTGAGGCCAAGATAGAGCGGACTATCCGTGGCAGCATTCAGACGTTCGCAGAACTGCGGCGTCCATCTCAGCAGATGCTCTTCCAGGAAACGTTCCTGAATCTCCAGCAGCTCCATGGCACTGCGGATCGAGAAGCTGTTGTACAGCATACGCTCATGCAGCACTGCCATGAATTCCAGTTCAATGGAAATATGGTCATCGGCTTCACCGCCGCATTTCTTGAAGACAATCCCCGCCGACGCATACACATCGGAGAGCACGTTGCAGAATTCTTCCTCACGGCCCAGTTCTGCTGCTTCACGTGCTACAATAGTGCTGGCTGCACGTTCATTCATCAGGCGCATGTATTCCCGGTTTTCCCGCTCGCAGATCTGTGGGAGCGCCGAAGGCTCCTGGCTGCACAGGTACCGTTTCAATTCACGTCCGCCTTCCGTCATATCCGCTGCGACACCAAGCTTGCGGTTTCGAATCCACTGGGCGACCAGCGACAGGCTAGGCTTTCGCCCATAAAAATCCACTAATAGCTGATATATTAATCCCCGGCTTTCCAGCCAACGGCTGAATGCCTCCGGCACGACGAGCGATGGAACAGTTGGTATAGTCATTTTGCAAATCCTCCCTATTGGTTTGCCGGGCGCTTATCGCCTATCTCTTACAAGGCGCGCGTTATCCGGTCTAATCATAGCTGTGCTCTTCGCAAAAGTGAGTGGAATGTAAACTGATATTACTTCCGCACCTAGATTATATCGGAAAAGTGAAACGCTTTCGGTGAGCATTCTATGACCATTCCCCGAAATTGTCGCACTTCTGTCAAAATTGGCCTTTGCCATTTCGGTTTCGTCACATATTATTTAGGTTGTCTTGTTTCTATTCCTTGTACCTGTGGTCACCCTCTTCCAATTAATCTACGGTACACTGCCACAGCCATGTCGCATTGACGTGGCTGCCAACATTCTTTAAAATTTAAAATAAATACATGCTGAAGGGAGCACAACATGGAACCCTTGACGGACCCTTTTGGACGACTGCATGATTACATGCGCATATCGGTTACAGACCGCTGCAACCTGCGCTGCATTTATTGTATGCCTGCGGAAGGAATGCAATTCCAGCCCCAGGACGAGATTATGAGCTACGAGGAAATTACAGCTGTGGTGGAAGCACTCGCCCCTCTGGGGCTAAGCAAAATCCGTCTGACCGGAGGTGAGCCCCTGGTACGCAAGGATCTGGACAAGCTTGTCTCCATGATTGCCGCGATCCCGGGCATTGAGGATATCTCCCTTACCACCAACGGCCTGATGCTTCCCGCCAAAGCCGCCCTGCTCAAGCAGGCGGGTTTGTCACGGGTGAACATCAGCCTGGATTCCCTGCGCCAGGACCGCTTTGCCATGATCACCCGTGGCGGGGAAGTCGCCAAAGTGCTGAAGGGAATCGAAGCTGCGGAGGCGGCGGGCCTCTCCCCGATCAAGCTCAATGTTGTGCTCATGAAGGGCATCAACGATGATGAGATCAAGGATTTCATCTCGCTGACCCTGAACAGCCCGCTAAATGTGCGGTTCATTGAATATATGCCCATTGGCAGCGCAAGCGATGCCTGGCGCCAGACGTATCTGCCGCTGGAAACCGTAGTTGAAGCCTGCCATGAAGCAGGCTGGGCTACGGAAGAGGCGGACATGCCGTCCGGCAACGGCCCTTCACAGAACCAGCGGGTGGTTGGTGCGCGCGGAACCTTCGGGCTGATCCATCCCGTCAGCGAGCATTTCTGCGACAACTGCAACCGGCTGCGCCTTACGGCAGACGGGCATATCAAGGCCTGCCTCTACTGGGCGGACGAATACAATGTGCGTCCTCTGACCAGCGATCCCGCAGCCGTGCAGGCCTTATTCCGCAAAGCCTTGGGCAACAAGCCGCATAACCACGAAATGGCACTCGCCCTCGAACGTAAAGCGCAGAGCCATACCCCAACCGTGCGGCGCATGTCGCAGATCGGGGGCTAGATGCATAAACGGCAGGGCCATCCATATAGGGATCGCGCTGCCGTTTATTGGATATAACATCATTATGCTCAGCCTGAGTTTCTTGCTTGTGCGCTGCATGACACCATAGATTGTTCGCCCTCAGCCCCCGGCGCCTTCCGGACTCAGATGACCCTATTATGCGAAATGAGGCTCATTTTTTTACGATGATGTGGACTCAGAAGGCCTTGTATCAAGAAAAATAGCCCAAACTCACGCGCGATAAGCCAATTAACGGATTCTGTGTCCGCATAGATAGAAAAGTACCCTGTTTTTGCAAAATAACGCTTCTCCTGTCCGTATAAAACTGCCATCAGCTTATTCAGCATTAACTTCACCCTATGCCTGCTAAATATTGATCTCAAAATCCACCGATATCGTGCCTTTAATCACATTGCGCTCATGATCCACTTCAGCAGAAAGGTCTACGCTGCGCATGGCGATTTCATTGGCCCCAAAGCGCCTGCGCGCTAAATAATAGGTAGCCAGTTCGCTGCGGAACCGGGCGTGGTGATCATCGGTGACGTGTTTATCGCGTTTGGTAAATATACCCGAGTATCTGCGATAAGGAATATACGATGAAAAGCGCTTCAAAATGTGGTCCACATCCCAATGATAACGGTTAGCTGTCTCTACAATCTTATACAAGGCTGTAAAAATCTCATTTTCTCTTTTTGAGACGAAGTCGACATACTCTTCCAACACTTCTTTTTGTCCATCCATCAAGCGATTTAAATAAGTATTAGCTGTCCCCCATTCCTTAAATTGGGCAACAATTCGATTTACCTCCTCTCCTTCCTCCCGTATCCAGCTTCCATCTGTGTAAAGTGGCACAAGTTCTATAGCAGTTTTGTAATCTCCGCGTTCCTCATAGGTACATGAACGCATAAGTTGTGCGTATAGGATATAAAAATATAACGGCCTTTCTAATGCAGCGTTATTGTTATTCTTATGGTTTGCCCGACTGCGTAAATTATATTGAATAGAAGCGAGTCGGTGCAATTCCTGCGTCAGTTCCTCTGCTTTCTCCCAATGATGTAGTGAATAATATACATGTACCAATTTCTTTATAGCATCCAACTGATAGGCCTCATCCAGCCGATTCACATAGTTTTCAAATAAAGTAGCCTCTATCAAGTTCTGTTGAGGGTCATCTCCCAAAGAAATCATAAACAAACGGTACTGACAAAGCGCCAGCCGCTCCGAATGCTGATACTTCTCGCTGGCTGCCACATTCTCATATATGATTGCAGCGGCCTGATGCTTATCCTGCTGGAAAAGTTCTTCCGCCAGATCAAACAACAGTGGCGCATAGACCAGATTGTCCAGCAGACCATGGACCAGCCGCTCAATGCAATCCAGACGTTCAAGATGTGCAGAACGCAGAATAAAAGGCCGCAGCCGCCGCCAAGTTGGTGCCGAATCATACAAACATTCATCTACATATTTACTGTAGAAATAGTCCTCTGCCAGTCCCATAGTCCGGGTAATTCGTTCCAAGTGGCTCATAGCCATCGCCTGCCGGCCTTTCATGATTCGGCTGAGAGTCCCGGAATGAATACCGCTGAGAGCAGCAAACCTGTTAATTGACAAACCCTCTTGTGTTAAGTACGCCCATAGCTCATCCCGAATTGTGACTGTATGCTCCAAGTCCATACCACCTTTATTCGTACTTATAATCAGGACACAATATCCTTTATTTGAAGTTACATAGTGAAAAATGCCACTTAAGCGGGCGGGCGTCTCTCTTGCATAGGAATATTACTGTAATTGTTCAGCAACTTGTCCAATTCTACCGATTGCCGAAGCAACTTAGGATGGCTGAAACCACCATACTGCATTTGCATCTGATGAAGTTTCCGTCTTGCCCGCTCAATACGAATTCTAATGAATACAGCATTATCCATATCAGTTTCGCCTCCTTATGCAATATTTTAGATAATTATGTAAAATTATATCGTAATAATATGGTTGCAGCGCCCTAACAATTTACAGTGGTAAAGGATTCGCAAAGGGGCTACTATAAAAAAGACGCCCCTGTTAACAGGAACGTCGTTGGTATATTATTTGTTAATGTATTTTTATGATCGAAAACAGAAACAAGATACAGCAGTATTAGCAACTCAATATATAAAAAAGACTTTTTCTTAATTGATACAGGTAGCAATTTTAAACTTTGCTTTTAGAATTTTCTGAACTTTAAGCTCCGCCACCACCATGTCCCGTCGGTTGGATGAGCAATTGGGAAGTGTCTGCTTCTACAGTTTTAACAGTACCACTAGGCAAAATAATTAAGATAGCTAAGCTACATGAAGCTAACAGCATTATGATTTTTTTTACCATACAAATTTTGCACCTCTCTTATTAAAAGTTTATATTGAGCCTTCTCTGCCTCTGCTGCTATGTGCCGGTATTGTTCAAATAAGTCGACACATCTGATGACAATAGCCTCATTATTTATCTTAGTTGAATACTCCAAACTATGTAGTATATAGTAAATTCCTTCTTTTCGTTGACTGTGCAAGTAATATTCTGCTAACTCAGCAAGGAAACTAGCATATTGATTTGCTATTACTTGCTGACTGTACTCGCCAAACTCAGTTTGATGAACCCGGTAAGGGATATAGGCAGAAAAACGCTCCAAAATGTGATCGACGTTCCAAGAATATCGATTTGCCGATTTAATAACATTAGAAAGGGCTGTAAATATTTCGCCTTTCCTAGTGGAAATATAATCAACATAATCAGGCAAGACTTCCGATTGCCCACCTAACAAGCGATATAAATAAGTATTTGCCCTTCCCCATTCTTGAAACTGAGCTAAGGTTCGTTTCACTTCCTCGCTTTCTTCTTGTATCCAGCTTCCATCCGTATAAATCGGTACAAGATCTAAAGCAGAATTGTAGTCCCCACATTCCTCATACACAATCGATCGCATAAGGTGCGCATATAGTATATAAAGGCATAACGGCTTTTCAGGCTTTTTTTCTTTTTGGAATCTACCTTCTGAATTATACTGAAGATCGTATCTAATCTTGGCAAGCCTTAGTAATTCCTGAGCCAGCTCATCCATCTTCCGCCACTGATGCAGAGAATAATAAACATTCATTAAATGTTTCAAAGCATCCAACTGGTCCGCCTCATCCAACCGGGGAACATAAGGTTCGAACAGCGTTGCCGCCCGCAGGTTTTCGCTCTGGTCGTCACCAAGCGCAATACGGAACAAGCGGTACTGACACACGGCAAGACGTTCGGAATACTGGTATTTCTCGCTGGCGCTCACATTCTTGTATAACAATGCTGCCGCCTGCCACTGCCCTTGCTCGAATAATCCTTCAGACACCTCAAACAGCGTAGGCACATTGTTCAGATTATCGAGCAGAATTTGCACCATGCGTTCAATACAATCCATGCGCCCAAGCTCAGCACAACGGATCATAAACGGCCGCAGCCGCCGCCAGGTGGGTGCCGAATAATAGAAGCATTCATCTACATACAAGCTGAAAAAGTGATCCTCCACCTCCCCCATCCCTTTGGTAATTAACTCCAAGTGACTCATAGCTATCGGCTGATTGCCTTTTACAATCCGGCTGAGTGTCCCGGAATTAATGCCACATCTGTCTGCGAACTGATTAATGGACATGCTCTGTTCAGATAAATAGTCCGCTAGCTGATCTCGAATCGTGACTGTAGACTCCAAGGATACACCTCCTTCCGAATCCCAGAAAATAGGTTTTTGTCTGTATAACTGTAATCCTATGTGATAATATTCCAATGGTCAATATGCCAGATTGGTCTAAAAAGTGAACAGCGCAAAATATTTTAAAATTTAGGCAACAGGGTTGCCATTTCCTTATGAAACAAGGGGGAACACGTCAAAATGACCGCCAGAGCTGTACTCCCATGTACACCGCAATGGCCCAGATCAACAGTGCTGAAGCGGTGTTCAGCAGCCGGATCACCCTGCCGGAGGAATCCAATCTGCCCAGCACCCGGCCAGCCGCCGCCAGGCTCAAAAACCACATCCAGGAAACCCCCGCCGTGGCAGCCGCAAACGC
This genomic window contains:
- the cls gene encoding cardiolipin synthase, coding for MRRGLQAIVIIAALLAFYYFGFGLLGSTVGTIVSVFSTLTVISIGLGIFMENRNPSTTMSWILLLALIPVVGLILYFLFGQNVFKRRKYDKKAQRDQMAYERIENDALRMHQDWSIFDTTRQKLLGLSQRLARTPVSFNSETRILTNGEETFGTLLLELRQAQHHIHMEYYIFRADHIGTRIQQILIEKARAGVTVRFMYDAVGSIQLSRAFLKELSDAGVQVAAYGNSTSFFSSRVNYRNHRKIVVIDGDVGFMGGLNVGDEYLSRSKTYGFWRDTHMLLRGEAVRTMQIIFLQDWMHTTGEKILEQDYLSPQLRFTNGDGAVQIIASGPDNERRALKNIFFSMITSAEKSVWIATPYFIPDEDILTALRVAAMSGLDVRLLFPAKPDKWLPFLASHSYFPALLDSGVKIYEYEKGFIHSKLLITDGEIATIGTANMDMRSFHLNFEVNALLLQTESVSRIVADFERDLLSTRQIVHETFMNKRLLERVLESAARLMSPLL
- a CDS encoding TetR/AcrR family transcriptional regulator, which gives rise to MAADKTTNKKEQIIKTAMQLFAVKGSSSTSMQEIAELCGMSKGSLYLVFKSKEELERSIYIYCFRMIRDPLQQEEQNSSGTPREKLRNQVEILLHHVYELREFFQRQFQELAGKGMTDAPEWLRKINGPLLKWSQNKLETLYGKEIMPYTGELFLLGHGMIHSYIWLLFNHDSFVSIPRLANHLVDVLDIVVAGLHAGRPAPLFSSVALESWMENYEGSSHRNPLQLLKEMKERLHAGPGVDPHSTEDALESIAILESEILMPHPRKAIIQGMIGNLQSYPAVHPQLEDLKKLCSFHMQGVCGFHEPGI
- a CDS encoding efflux RND transporter permease subunit, translating into MKSLINFSLRNKFAIWLLTIIIVFAGLYSGLTMKQETLPNISIPYLSITTIYPGAAPEGVVNDVSKPLEQKLRNVDGVKTLTSSSLENASSITIEFDYGTNLDNATAAVREALNEVTLPDNVQKPQISRFSLSSLPVISLSLSDNSSSDLESLTRIAENDIRPALEDIEGVASVQIAGQYVKEVTLKFNQDKLKQYGLTEDTIKGIVQGSSLRVPLGLFTMEESQKAVVVDGNVTTVDDLKNLSIPVVPSGAPGTGAGGGASARAGTPAGTGAAGGAGATGAAGNAAGSPAGGAAMTGLPTVKLGELANIEVTGKSESISRTNGKESIGIQIVKANDANTVDVVNSVKDKTDELKKQYKSMDLTVLLDQGKPIEDSVNTMLSKAAFGALFAVLIILLFLRNIRSTIISIISIPLSLLIAVLCLRQMDITLNMMTLGAMTVAIGRVVDDSIVVIENIFRRLTLSGEKLRGRELISAATREMFVPIMSSTIVTIAVFLPLAFVSGMVGELFLPFALTMVFALLASLVVAITLVPALAHTLFRNGLKKGKNSHSEKPGKMAAGYQKILNWSLSHKLITFGVAVLLLVGSLFLIKPIGVSFMPSQEEKNVMLTFSPKAGQTLEDVKEQGLKAEKYILAQKHLDNMQYSIGGSSPFGMGSGNSGLFYVTYDSDTPNFDTVKENLIKGLTKEVPDGVWGDMSGMSGGGLGGNTLTVNIFGDSLDQLKPVADEIAGIVQADTGNFKDGKTSLSEAYDQYTIVADQAKLSSLGLTAGQIAMKLSPAGTRPVLTEVAMDGKNYNVYIETDKDMYSSIQEMEKATLTSPLGITVPIGEVAKIENGTSPDTITREDGKMKVDVTAEIISNDVNSASNSVKEKIDALDLPDGVTVTFGGVTEQINDTFGQLGIAMAAAIAIVYFVLVVTFGGGLAPFAILFSLPFTVIGALVALLLAGETLNVSALMGALMLIGIVVTNAIVLIDRVIHKEKEGMSTRQALLEAGATRLRPILMTALATIGALLPLVTGLENSAGIISKGLGVTVIGGLVSSTLLTLVVVPVVYEFLMKFRSKKVYE
- a CDS encoding putative holin-like toxin; translation: MEVYQALSLMFMFGMFIIALLNYLKKK
- a CDS encoding TorD/DmsD family molecular chaperone; translation: MTIPTVPSLVVPEAFSRWLESRGLIYQLLVDFYGRKPSLSLVAQWIRNRKLGVAADMTEGGRELKRYLCSQEPSALPQICERENREYMRLMNERAASTIVAREAAELGREEEFCNVLSDVYASAGIVFKKCGGEADDHISIELEFMAVLHERMLYNSFSIRSAMELLEIQERFLEEHLLRWTPQFCERLNAATDSPLYLGLSHMLEEFLPQDLLMLRAWKTSLESSASAMA
- the moaA gene encoding GTP 3',8-cyclase MoaA; the protein is MEPLTDPFGRLHDYMRISVTDRCNLRCIYCMPAEGMQFQPQDEIMSYEEITAVVEALAPLGLSKIRLTGGEPLVRKDLDKLVSMIAAIPGIEDISLTTNGLMLPAKAALLKQAGLSRVNISLDSLRQDRFAMITRGGEVAKVLKGIEAAEAAGLSPIKLNVVLMKGINDDEIKDFISLTLNSPLNVRFIEYMPIGSASDAWRQTYLPLETVVEACHEAGWATEEADMPSGNGPSQNQRVVGARGTFGLIHPVSEHFCDNCNRLRLTADGHIKACLYWADEYNVRPLTSDPAAVQALFRKALGNKPHNHEMALALERKAQSHTPTVRRMSQIGG
- a CDS encoding helix-turn-helix domain-containing protein is translated as MEHTVTIRDELWAYLTQEGLSINRFAALSGIHSGTLSRIMKGRQAMAMSHLERITRTMGLAEDYFYSKYVDECLYDSAPTWRRLRPFILRSAHLERLDCIERLVHGLLDNLVYAPLLFDLAEELFQQDKHQAAAIIYENVAASEKYQHSERLALCQYRLFMISLGDDPQQNLIEATLFENYVNRLDEAYQLDAIKKLVHVYYSLHHWEKAEELTQELHRLASIQYNLRSRANHKNNNNAALERPLYFYILYAQLMRSCTYEERGDYKTAIELVPLYTDGSWIREEGEEVNRIVAQFKEWGTANTYLNRLMDGQKEVLEEYVDFVSKRENEIFTALYKIVETANRYHWDVDHILKRFSSYIPYRRYSGIFTKRDKHVTDDHHARFRSELATYYLARRRFGANEIAMRSVDLSAEVDHERNVIKGTISVDFEINI
- a CDS encoding aspartyl-phosphate phosphatase Spo0E family protein, encoding MDNAVFIRIRIERARRKLHQMQMQYGGFSHPKLLRQSVELDKLLNNYSNIPMQERRPPA
- a CDS encoding helix-turn-helix domain-containing protein; this encodes MESTVTIRDQLADYLSEQSMSINQFADRCGINSGTLSRIVKGNQPIAMSHLELITKGMGEVEDHFFSLYVDECFYYSAPTWRRLRPFMIRCAELGRMDCIERMVQILLDNLNNVPTLFEVSEGLFEQGQWQAAALLYKNVSASEKYQYSERLAVCQYRLFRIALGDDQSENLRAATLFEPYVPRLDEADQLDALKHLMNVYYSLHQWRKMDELAQELLRLAKIRYDLQYNSEGRFQKEKKPEKPLCLYILYAHLMRSIVYEECGDYNSALDLVPIYTDGSWIQEESEEVKRTLAQFQEWGRANTYLYRLLGGQSEVLPDYVDYISTRKGEIFTALSNVIKSANRYSWNVDHILERFSAYIPYRVHQTEFGEYSQQVIANQYASFLAELAEYYLHSQRKEGIYYILHSLEYSTKINNEAIVIRCVDLFEQYRHIAAEAEKAQYKLLIREVQNLYGKKNHNAVSFM